From a region of the Bacteroidota bacterium genome:
- a CDS encoding T9SS type A sorting domain-containing protein, whose product MNNIADVSFTLLENSAYTLTITDGIGREVSTQMGTGRVGNNIISITVENQFAGTYYIYLTSSNGIAQVSQFVKVEDDGK is encoded by the coding sequence GTGAACAATATCGCCGACGTGTCCTTTACACTGTTGGAAAACAGTGCCTATACACTTACCATTACCGATGGCATCGGCAGGGAGGTTTCCACACAAATGGGTACGGGCAGGGTTGGCAATAATATAATTTCCATAACTGTTGAAAACCAATTTGCAGGTACTTATTATATATATCTTACAAGCTCAAACGGCATTGCACAGGTATCCCAATTTGTTAAAGTAGAAGATGATGGTAAATGA